One Mesorhizobium loti genomic window carries:
- a CDS encoding nitrite reductase small subunit, with amino-acid sequence MNWIAIGTISDIPRRGARCVATPQGKVAVFRTQDDQVYAIDDHCPHKGGPLSQGIVHGAAVTCPLHNWVISLETGKALGADEGVVRTIPVKVEGEHLFLALEALASRAA; translated from the coding sequence ATGAACTGGATCGCCATCGGCACAATCTCCGACATCCCGCGCCGTGGCGCGCGCTGTGTCGCCACCCCGCAAGGCAAGGTCGCCGTCTTCCGCACACAGGATGATCAGGTCTATGCCATTGACGACCACTGCCCGCACAAGGGCGGGCCGCTGAGCCAGGGCATCGTCCATGGCGCGGCGGTGACCTGTCCCCTGCACAATTGGGTCATCTCGCTGGAGACAGGCAAGGCGCTCGGCGCCGACGAAGGCGTGGTGCGCACCATTCCGGTCAAGGTCGAGGGCGAGCACCTGTTCCTGGCGCTGGAAGCGCTGGCCAGCCGCGCCGCCTGA
- a CDS encoding molybdopterin oxidoreductase, whose translation MEIDAAREVRTTCPYCGVGCGVLAKVAADGQVSVRGDPDHPANFGRLCSKGSALAETIDLEGRLLHPEIHGRRTGWNEALDRVASTFSRTIAEHGPDAVAFYVSGQLLTEDYYLANKLMKGFVGSANIDTNSRLCMASSVAGHRRAFGSDTVPGTYEDLELADLIVLVGSNLAWCHPVLFQRIAAAREKRPAMKIVLIDPRRTMTADIADMHLAIAPDGDVALFTGLLAWLGQHNALDRAYITAHTTGFGQALFAASTLDLADVAATTGLSEDELVRFYSLFAATAKTVTVYSQGVNQSSSGTDKVNAIINCHLATGRIGKPGAGPFSVTGQPNAMGGREVGGMANMLAAHMEIENAEHRDRVRRFWNAPGIAQKPGLKAVEMFQGVADGRIKALWIMATNPVDSMPDADAVEAAIKACPFVVVSDVLASADTVRHAHVRLPATAWGEKDGTVTNSERRISRQRSFLAAPGEARPDWWIIAEVAGRMGFGEAFAHETPAEIFGEHAALSGFENDGVRDFDIGAYAGADAESYASLEPFQWPAPSPRGGTTEHQTTRFFANGNFYTPDRKARFIAIRPTTEIRTTPDFPLILNTGRIRDHWHTMTRTGKSPRLSQHIAEPFVEIHPVDAQHHGIGGADIVRISSPRGDVLVRALITSRQRQGSVFAPMHWTDQFAAKGRLDALTAPLVDPVSGQPALKHVAARIEKFAARAFAFAVMRRKPERVEASYWAVAKCRGGWRVELAFADDAADWTAFAGSLFDAPLAEMLAYHDRDAGQHRIAAFDGDQLAGALFVAPGPVAVSRGWAAEQLEEVHASQRERFRIVAGRAGADRPDAGATVCSCFNVGANQIVAAVAAGCTTVEAIGSALKAGTNCGSCRSEIRALIQANRVQAAE comes from the coding sequence ATGGAGATCGACGCAGCACGCGAGGTGAGGACCACCTGCCCCTATTGCGGGGTGGGCTGCGGCGTGCTGGCGAAGGTCGCCGCGGATGGGCAAGTGTCCGTCCGCGGCGACCCCGACCATCCCGCTAATTTCGGCCGGCTCTGCTCCAAGGGGTCGGCGCTGGCCGAGACCATCGATCTCGAGGGCAGGCTGCTCCATCCCGAAATCCACGGCCGCCGGACAGGCTGGAACGAGGCGCTCGACCGCGTCGCCTCGACCTTCTCGCGAACCATCGCCGAGCACGGGCCGGATGCGGTCGCCTTCTATGTCTCGGGCCAGTTGCTGACCGAGGACTATTACCTCGCCAACAAGCTGATGAAGGGTTTTGTCGGCTCGGCCAATATCGACACCAACTCTCGCCTCTGCATGGCCTCGTCCGTCGCCGGCCACCGCCGCGCCTTCGGCTCCGATACGGTGCCGGGGACCTACGAGGATCTGGAACTTGCCGACCTCATCGTGCTGGTCGGCTCCAACCTCGCCTGGTGCCACCCTGTGCTCTTCCAGCGCATCGCGGCGGCCCGGGAAAAGCGGCCCGCGATGAAGATCGTGCTGATCGATCCGCGCCGCACCATGACCGCTGATATCGCCGACATGCATCTGGCGATCGCACCGGATGGCGACGTCGCTCTGTTCACCGGCCTGCTCGCCTGGCTCGGCCAGCACAATGCGCTCGACCGCGCCTATATCACAGCGCATACGACCGGCTTTGGGCAAGCGCTCTTTGCCGCCTCCACGCTTGATCTTGCCGATGTTGCCGCTACCACCGGCCTGAGCGAAGACGAACTTGTCCGCTTCTACAGCCTGTTTGCTGCCACCGCGAAGACGGTGACCGTCTACAGCCAGGGCGTGAACCAGTCGTCGTCCGGCACCGACAAGGTCAACGCCATCATCAACTGCCATCTCGCCACCGGTCGCATCGGCAAACCGGGAGCCGGGCCGTTCTCGGTGACCGGCCAGCCCAACGCCATGGGTGGCCGCGAGGTCGGCGGCATGGCCAACATGCTGGCCGCCCACATGGAGATCGAGAACGCCGAGCACCGCGACCGCGTGCGCCGCTTCTGGAATGCGCCTGGCATCGCGCAGAAGCCCGGCCTGAAGGCGGTCGAGATGTTTCAGGGCGTGGCCGACGGGCGCATCAAGGCGCTGTGGATCATGGCCACCAACCCGGTCGATTCGATGCCCGACGCCGATGCCGTCGAAGCGGCGATCAAGGCTTGCCCGTTCGTCGTGGTGTCGGACGTTCTGGCGAGCGCCGACACGGTGCGTCACGCCCATGTCCGGCTGCCCGCCACCGCCTGGGGCGAGAAGGACGGCACCGTCACCAATTCCGAACGCCGCATCTCGCGCCAGCGGTCGTTTCTGGCGGCGCCCGGCGAGGCGAGGCCCGACTGGTGGATCATCGCCGAGGTGGCGGGGCGGATGGGGTTTGGCGAGGCGTTCGCGCATGAGACCCCGGCAGAGATTTTTGGTGAGCACGCCGCGCTGTCCGGGTTTGAGAATGATGGCGTGCGAGATTTCGATATCGGTGCGTATGCCGGGGCCGATGCTGAAAGTTACGCATCACTTGAGCCATTCCAATGGCCAGCCCCCAGCCCACGAGGCGGCACGACGGAGCACCAGACCACCCGCTTCTTCGCCAACGGCAATTTCTACACACCCGACCGCAAAGCCCGCTTCATCGCCATCCGTCCCACCACCGAAATCCGCACCACCCCTGATTTCCCGCTCATCCTCAACACCGGCCGGATCCGCGACCACTGGCACACCATGACGCGCACCGGCAAAAGCCCGCGTCTGTCCCAGCACATCGCCGAACCCTTCGTCGAAATCCACCCTGTGGACGCGCAGCATCACGGCATCGGCGGCGCCGACATCGTGCGCATCTCCAGCCCGCGCGGCGACGTGCTGGTCCGGGCCCTGATCACGTCCCGCCAGCGCCAGGGCAGCGTCTTCGCGCCGATGCACTGGACCGATCAGTTCGCGGCAAAGGGCCGGCTCGACGCGCTCACCGCGCCGCTCGTCGACCCCGTTTCAGGCCAGCCGGCGCTGAAACATGTCGCGGCCCGCATCGAGAAATTTGCCGCAAGGGCCTTTGCTTTCGCCGTGATGCGCCGGAAGCCGGAACGGGTTGAGGCGAGCTACTGGGCGGTTGCCAAATGCCGGGGCGGATGGCGGGTCGAGCTTGCCTTTGCCGACGACGCCGCCGACTGGACGGCGTTCGCCGGCTCGCTCTTCGATGCGCCCTTGGCCGAAATGCTCGCCTATCACGACCGGGACGCCGGCCAGCATCGCATCGCCGCCTTCGATGGCGACCAGCTCGCAGGCGCGCTGTTCGTCGCGCCCGGCCCGGTCGCGGTGTCGCGTGGCTGGGCGGCTGAACAGCTTGAAGAAGTCCACGCCAGCCAGCGCGAACGCTTTCGGATCGTCGCCGGCCGCGCCGGTGCCGATCGGCCTGATGCCGGCGCCACCGTCTGCTCCTGTTTCAACGTCGGAGCCAACCAGATCGTCGCTGCGGTGGCGGCCGGCTGCACGACCGTCGAAGCCATCGGCAGTGCCCTGAAGGCCGGCACCAATTGCGGCTCCTGCCGGTCCGAAATCCGCGCCCTCATCCAGGCGAACCGCGTTCAGGCCGCCGAGTAA
- a CDS encoding multidrug efflux system, subunit B: protein MSPSRAFILRPVATSLFMVAIVLSGLLAYRYLPVSALPEVDYPTIQVQTFYPGASPDVMTSSVTAPLEVQLGQIANLNQMNSVSSAGSSVITLQFSLAISLDVAEQEVQAAINAAGNLLPADLPAPPIYAKVNPADAPVLTLGLTSATMPLRDVQQLADTRLAQKISQLPGVGLVSLSGGQRPAVRVQADPRKLAAYGLNLDDLRTTLGSANVNTPKGNFDGPSRAYTINANDQLKSADEYRSLIVAYKNGAPVRLSDVADVVDATENNRLAAWMNSTPAIILNIQRQPGANVIDVVDRIKALLPQLQASLPNAVDVKVLTDRTTTIRASVRDVEYELTLSIILVVLVIFVFLRSARATLIPSLSVPLSLVGTLGVMYLFGFSLDNLSLMALTIATGFVVDDAIVVIENVARYVEEGATPLQAALKGSQQIGFTIISLTVSLIAVLIPLLFMGDVVGRLFREFSITLATTILISAVVSLTLVPMACAKLLKPLSAVRENALQRASRDFFDWVIRGYGRALTWVLDRQTLMLVVAAATLVLTAVLYVVIPKGFFPVQDTGVIQAISEAPQSISYAAMADRQQQLAAIILRDPDVDSLSSFIGVDGTNTTMNVGRILINLKPHEKRTADITQVIVRLKQEAASMAGVTLYMQPVQDLTIDGQVSRTQYQFVLQDANADELGEWTPKLLARLHALPQLADVASDLSNSGLAVFVDIDRDQAARFGITPATVDNALYDAFGQRMVSTIYTTSSQSRVILEAAPSEQDSLKALSSVYLPSSTGGAPVPLSVVATTHIATTPLQINHMGQFPATTVSFNLAPGASLGEAVTAIEQAQADIGMPLSIVTSFQGAARAFQASLDNTLFLILAAVVTVYIVLGVLYESFIHPITILSTLPSAGIGALLALMIAGQDLTIISIIGIILLIGVVKKNAIMMIDFALDAQRHEGKTPREAIYQACLLRFRPILMTTLAAMLGALPLMLGTGVGSELRHPLGVSIVGGLLLSQLLTLFTTPVIYLWFDRLAARLRGIEPNLPRAPNLPRIPGADARP, encoded by the coding sequence ATGAGCCCGTCGCGCGCCTTCATCCTGCGGCCGGTGGCGACGTCGCTGTTCATGGTCGCCATCGTGCTGTCCGGCCTGCTGGCCTACCGCTATCTGCCCGTCTCGGCCCTGCCCGAGGTCGACTATCCCACCATCCAGGTACAGACCTTCTATCCCGGCGCCAGCCCTGACGTCATGACGTCCTCGGTCACGGCGCCGCTGGAGGTCCAGCTCGGCCAGATCGCCAACCTCAACCAGATGAACTCCGTCAGTTCGGCCGGCTCCTCGGTCATCACGCTGCAGTTCAGCCTGGCGATCTCGCTCGACGTCGCCGAGCAGGAGGTGCAGGCCGCCATCAACGCCGCCGGCAATCTTTTGCCGGCCGACCTGCCGGCGCCGCCGATCTACGCCAAGGTCAATCCGGCCGACGCGCCGGTGCTGACGCTCGGCCTGACCTCGGCGACCATGCCACTGCGCGACGTGCAGCAGCTTGCCGACACCAGGCTGGCGCAGAAGATCTCGCAGCTGCCGGGCGTCGGCCTGGTCAGCCTCAGCGGCGGCCAGCGGCCTGCCGTGCGGGTCCAGGCAGATCCGCGCAAGCTCGCCGCCTATGGCCTCAATCTCGACGACCTGCGCACCACTTTGGGCAGCGCCAACGTCAACACGCCGAAGGGCAATTTCGACGGGCCGTCGCGCGCCTACACCATCAACGCCAACGACCAGCTGAAGAGCGCCGACGAATACCGCTCGCTGATCGTCGCCTACAAGAACGGCGCCCCGGTGCGGCTGAGCGATGTGGCCGATGTGGTCGACGCCACCGAGAACAATCGGCTGGCCGCCTGGATGAACAGCACGCCGGCGATCATCCTCAACATCCAGCGCCAGCCCGGCGCCAACGTCATCGACGTGGTCGACCGCATCAAGGCGCTGCTGCCGCAGCTCCAGGCCTCGCTGCCGAACGCCGTCGACGTCAAGGTTCTGACCGACCGCACCACGACCATCCGCGCCTCCGTGCGCGACGTCGAATACGAGCTGACCCTGTCGATCATCCTCGTCGTGCTGGTCATTTTCGTCTTCCTGCGCAGCGCGCGCGCCACGCTGATCCCGAGCCTGTCGGTGCCCCTGTCGCTGGTCGGCACGCTGGGCGTCATGTACCTGTTCGGCTTCAGCCTCGACAATCTGTCGCTGATGGCGCTGACCATTGCCACCGGCTTCGTCGTCGACGACGCCATCGTCGTCATCGAGAACGTCGCTCGCTATGTCGAGGAGGGCGCGACGCCGCTGCAGGCGGCGCTGAAAGGCTCGCAGCAGATCGGCTTCACCATCATCTCGCTCACCGTGTCGCTGATCGCGGTGCTGATCCCGCTTCTGTTCATGGGCGATGTCGTCGGCAGGCTGTTCCGCGAATTCTCCATCACGCTTGCCACCACCATCCTGATCTCGGCCGTGGTGTCGCTGACGCTGGTGCCGATGGCCTGCGCCAAGCTGCTGAAACCCTTGTCGGCGGTGCGCGAGAACGCCCTGCAGCGCGCCAGCCGCGACTTCTTCGACTGGGTGATCCGCGGCTATGGCCGGGCACTGACCTGGGTGCTCGACCGGCAGACGCTGATGCTCGTGGTGGCGGCGGCGACCCTGGTGCTGACGGCGGTCCTCTATGTGGTCATTCCCAAGGGTTTCTTCCCGGTGCAGGACACTGGCGTCATCCAGGCCATATCAGAGGCGCCGCAGTCGATTTCCTATGCCGCCATGGCGGACCGCCAGCAGCAGCTGGCCGCCATCATCCTTAGGGATCCCGATGTCGACAGCCTTTCGTCCTTCATCGGCGTCGACGGCACCAACACCACGATGAATGTCGGCCGCATCCTGATCAACCTCAAGCCGCATGAGAAACGTACCGCTGATATCACGCAGGTCATCGTCCGCCTGAAACAGGAAGCCGCTTCGATGGCCGGTGTGACGCTCTACATGCAGCCGGTGCAGGACCTGACCATCGACGGCCAAGTTAGCCGCACCCAGTATCAATTCGTGCTCCAGGACGCCAATGCCGACGAGCTGGGAGAATGGACGCCGAAACTGCTCGCCAGGCTGCACGCGTTGCCGCAGCTCGCCGATGTCGCCAGCGACCTGTCGAACAGCGGCCTTGCCGTCTTTGTCGACATCGACCGCGACCAGGCCGCCCGTTTCGGCATCACGCCGGCGACCGTCGACAACGCGCTCTACGACGCTTTCGGCCAGCGCATGGTCTCGACCATCTACACCACATCAAGCCAGTCCCGCGTCATTCTCGAGGCCGCTCCGTCCGAACAGGATTCGCTCAAGGCGCTCTCTTCCGTCTACCTGCCCTCGTCGACGGGCGGCGCGCCGGTGCCGCTGTCGGTGGTGGCGACCACCCATATCGCCACCACGCCGCTGCAGATCAACCATATGGGGCAATTCCCCGCCACCACCGTGTCGTTCAACCTGGCGCCAGGCGCGTCGCTTGGCGAGGCGGTCACCGCGATCGAGCAGGCCCAGGCCGACATCGGCATGCCGCTCAGCATCGTCACCAGTTTCCAGGGCGCGGCGCGCGCCTTCCAGGCTTCGCTCGACAACACGCTGTTCCTGATCCTGGCGGCGGTGGTGACGGTCTATATCGTGCTCGGCGTGCTCTATGAGAGCTTCATCCACCCCATCACCATCCTGTCGACGCTGCCTTCGGCCGGCATCGGCGCGCTGCTGGCGCTGATGATCGCCGGGCAGGACCTGACCATCATCTCGATCATCGGCATCATCCTCCTGATCGGCGTGGTCAAGAAGAACGCCATCATGATGATCGACTTCGCGCTCGACGCGCAGCGTCATGAAGGCAAGACGCCGCGCGAGGCGATCTACCAGGCCTGCCTGCTGCGCTTCCGCCCGATCCTGATGACGACGCTGGCGGCGATGCTCGGCGCACTGCCGCTGATGCTCGGCACCGGCGTCGGCTCGGAACTGCGCCATCCCCTGGGCGTCTCCATCGTCGGCGGCTTGCTGCTCAGCCAGTTGCTGACGCTGTTCACCACGCCGGTGATCTATCTCTGGTTCGACCGCCTCGCCGCCCGCCTGCGCGGCATCGAACCCAACCTTCCCCGCGCCCCCAATCTTCCCCGCATTCCTGGGGCGGACGCCAGGCCATGA
- a CDS encoding secretion protein HlyD: protein MDQQLEMPLQTTVAPRRSRRWIPWLIFIAIVAATGAYLYQRPHVEARQPGGRRGAQPTTIGAAAIEKGTIDVTLNALGTVTSLSTVTVKPQVTGPLIQVNFKEGQDVKKGDLLAEIDPRPYQAALAQAQGQLVRDQAMLKDAQLDLVRDQKLVAQGTATPQTLDAQVALVAQDQGSVQVDQAMIQTATLNLDYCRILAPVDGRAGLRQVDQGNYVTPGDTNGIVIITQVQPISVLFTVPEDELPAIAQRMQQGASLPTSAFDRAGAKKLADGELETFDSQIDPSTGTIKLRAGFANEARVLYPNQFVNVALLVDEHKDVAIAPIAAIQRGLPGTFVYLVNPDSTVAVRKVTLGVINGERVEILAGLNPGDRVVVDGADKLRDGAHINLQQDGQAPAQPRATAPTPAAGQTPAQTSAQTSPQAAAPSDGQTSDGQTPNGQTPNAETSDGQAPDGTARKHQGHKHRHAESGQQQ, encoded by the coding sequence ATGGACCAGCAATTGGAAATGCCCCTGCAGACGACCGTCGCGCCACGCCGTTCGCGTCGCTGGATTCCCTGGCTGATCTTCATTGCCATCGTCGCCGCCACCGGCGCCTATCTCTATCAGCGTCCGCATGTCGAGGCCAGGCAACCCGGCGGCAGGCGGGGCGCGCAGCCGACGACGATCGGCGCCGCCGCCATCGAAAAGGGCACGATAGACGTCACCCTCAACGCGCTCGGCACGGTGACCTCGCTCTCCACCGTCACGGTCAAGCCGCAGGTCACCGGTCCGCTCATCCAGGTGAATTTCAAGGAAGGCCAGGACGTCAAGAAGGGCGACCTGCTAGCCGAGATCGACCCCCGTCCCTACCAGGCGGCACTCGCTCAGGCCCAGGGCCAGCTGGTGCGCGACCAGGCCATGCTCAAGGATGCCCAGCTCGACCTCGTTCGTGACCAGAAGCTGGTGGCCCAGGGGACGGCGACGCCGCAGACCCTCGACGCGCAGGTTGCCCTTGTCGCGCAGGACCAGGGCTCCGTCCAGGTCGACCAGGCGATGATACAGACTGCCACCCTCAATCTCGATTATTGCCGCATCCTGGCTCCCGTCGACGGACGGGCCGGCCTGCGCCAGGTCGATCAGGGCAACTACGTCACCCCTGGCGATACCAACGGCATCGTCATCATCACCCAGGTGCAGCCGATCAGTGTGCTGTTCACCGTGCCCGAGGATGAACTGCCCGCGATCGCGCAGCGCATGCAGCAAGGCGCCTCGCTGCCCACGTCAGCCTTCGACCGCGCCGGAGCCAAGAAGCTTGCCGACGGCGAGCTCGAAACCTTCGACAGCCAGATCGACCCGAGCACCGGCACCATCAAGCTGCGGGCGGGCTTCGCCAATGAGGCGCGCGTCCTCTATCCGAACCAGTTCGTCAACGTCGCGCTTCTGGTCGACGAGCACAAGGACGTGGCGATCGCCCCGATCGCCGCGATCCAGCGCGGCCTGCCCGGCACCTTCGTCTATCTGGTCAATCCCGACAGCACGGTCGCCGTGCGCAAGGTCACGCTTGGCGTTATCAATGGCGAACGCGTCGAGATCCTCGCCGGCCTGAACCCCGGCGACCGCGTCGTCGTCGACGGCGCCGACAAGCTCCGCGACGGCGCCCATATCAACCTTCAGCAGGACGGCCAGGCACCGGCACAGCCTCGGGCGACGGCGCCAACCCCGGCGGCGGGCCAGACGCCGGCGCAGACATCAGCCCAGACCTCGCCACAGGCAGCAGCCCCATCGGATGGACAGACGTCGGACGGACAGACGCCGAATGGGCAGACGCCAAATGCGGAAACGTCAGACGGACAGGCGCCGGATGGCACGGCCCGCAAGCATCAGGGCCACAAGCACCGTCACGCGGAGTCCGGGCAGCAGCAATGA
- a CDS encoding NAD(P)H-dependent nitrite reductase, large subunit — protein sequence MSEKLVIIGNGMAPGRMLEHLLEQAPGRYSVTIFNAEPRVNYDRIMLSPVLSGEKAYEEIIIHGDGWYIANNITLYKGHKIVAIDRQAKTVTSDHGVTEPYDRLVIATGSVPFIIPVPGHNLPGVLTYRDLDDVRAMMLAAQSRAKAVVIGGGLLGLEAAAGLNAQGMDVTVLHVMPTLMERQLDPAAGYLLQRAVEQRGIKVITKANTQAISGNGKVEQVELADGTVIPATLVVMAVGIRPNAALAKEADIAVNRGIVVDAGMRSNDPDIYALGECAEVNGMVYGLVAPLYEMARVAASQLAGDETAAFVHMDTPTKLKVTGIDLFSLGDFADGDDRQEIVLRDASAGVYKRLVLKDDRIIGTVLYGETSDGAWFNDLKKKQTDISEMRDTLIFGQSYQGGAPLDPMAAVAALPDDAEICGCNGVCKGKITGAITGKGLTSLDDVRAHTKASASCGSCTGLVEKLMVLTLGDAYNPAAVQPMCSCTTLGHDEVRRLIKAKSLKTIPAVMQELEWKTSCGCAKCRPALNYYLVCDWPDDYADDYQSRFINERVHANIQKDGTYSVVPRMWGGVTNAAELRAIADVVDKFGIPMVKVTGGQRIDMLGIRKEDLPAVWADLGQAGFVSGHAYAKGLRTVKTCVGSDWCRFGTQDSTGLGIRIEKFMWGSWTPAKVKMAVSGCPRNCAEATCKDVGVICVDSGYEIHFAGAAGLDIKGTEVLGLVKTEDEALEHIVALTQMYREQGRYLERIYKWAKRIGIPEIKRQIMDDGEKRKAYYDRFVFSQKFAQVDPWSERVSGKDKHEFRPMASVGFAQAAE from the coding sequence TCGGGCGAAAAGGCCTATGAGGAAATCATCATCCATGGCGACGGCTGGTACATCGCCAACAACATCACCCTCTACAAGGGCCACAAGATCGTTGCCATCGACCGGCAGGCCAAGACCGTTACCTCCGATCATGGCGTCACAGAGCCTTACGACAGACTGGTCATTGCCACCGGTTCGGTGCCGTTCATCATTCCGGTGCCCGGTCACAATCTGCCCGGCGTGCTGACCTATCGCGATCTGGACGATGTACGCGCCATGATGCTTGCCGCCCAGTCGCGGGCCAAGGCCGTGGTCATAGGCGGCGGCCTGCTCGGGCTGGAGGCGGCGGCCGGACTGAATGCGCAAGGCATGGACGTCACCGTGCTGCATGTCATGCCGACGCTGATGGAGCGCCAGCTCGATCCGGCCGCCGGCTACCTGCTGCAGCGGGCGGTGGAGCAGCGCGGCATCAAGGTCATCACCAAGGCCAACACGCAGGCAATCAGCGGCAACGGCAAGGTAGAGCAGGTGGAACTCGCCGACGGCACCGTCATTCCGGCGACGCTGGTGGTGATGGCGGTCGGCATCAGGCCGAATGCGGCACTGGCGAAAGAGGCTGATATCGCCGTCAACAGAGGCATCGTCGTCGACGCCGGCATGCGCAGCAACGACCCCGACATTTACGCGCTCGGCGAATGCGCCGAGGTCAACGGCATGGTCTACGGGTTGGTGGCACCGCTCTACGAAATGGCGCGTGTTGCGGCGAGCCAACTCGCCGGCGACGAGACCGCTGCCTTCGTCCATATGGACACGCCGACCAAGCTCAAGGTCACCGGCATCGACTTGTTCTCGCTTGGCGACTTCGCCGATGGCGACGACCGCCAGGAGATCGTGCTGCGCGATGCTTCGGCCGGCGTCTACAAGCGCCTGGTGCTCAAGGACGACCGCATCATCGGCACCGTGCTCTATGGCGAAACATCAGACGGCGCCTGGTTCAACGATCTGAAGAAGAAGCAGACCGATATTTCGGAGATGCGTGACACGCTTATTTTCGGTCAGTCATACCAGGGGGGTGCCCCGCTGGACCCTATGGCGGCCGTTGCAGCCTTGCCGGATGATGCGGAAATCTGCGGCTGCAACGGCGTTTGCAAGGGAAAGATCACTGGCGCGATCACGGGCAAGGGCCTGACCTCGCTCGACGATGTGCGTGCCCACACCAAGGCATCGGCCTCCTGCGGCTCCTGCACGGGATTGGTCGAGAAGCTGATGGTGCTGACCCTTGGCGATGCGTACAACCCCGCCGCCGTGCAGCCTATGTGCTCCTGCACCACGCTCGGCCATGACGAGGTACGCCGGCTGATCAAGGCCAAGAGCCTCAAGACCATTCCCGCCGTCATGCAGGAGCTGGAATGGAAGACCTCCTGCGGCTGCGCCAAATGCCGGCCGGCGCTCAACTACTACCTCGTCTGCGACTGGCCGGATGATTACGCCGACGACTACCAGTCGCGCTTCATCAACGAGCGCGTCCACGCCAATATCCAGAAGGACGGCACCTATTCAGTGGTGCCGCGCATGTGGGGCGGCGTCACCAACGCCGCCGAACTGCGCGCCATCGCCGATGTCGTCGACAAGTTCGGGATCCCGATGGTCAAGGTCACCGGCGGCCAGCGCATCGACATGCTCGGCATCCGCAAGGAAGACCTGCCGGCGGTGTGGGCCGATCTCGGCCAGGCCGGCTTCGTCTCCGGTCATGCCTATGCCAAGGGCCTGCGCACGGTGAAGACCTGTGTCGGCTCGGACTGGTGCCGCTTCGGCACGCAGGATTCGACGGGGCTCGGCATCCGCATCGAAAAATTCATGTGGGGCTCATGGACCCCGGCCAAGGTCAAGATGGCGGTGTCGGGCTGTCCCAGGAACTGCGCCGAGGCGACCTGCAAGGATGTCGGCGTCATCTGCGTCGACTCTGGCTACGAGATCCATTTCGCCGGCGCCGCCGGCCTCGACATCAAGGGCACCGAAGTGCTCGGCCTTGTGAAGACCGAGGATGAGGCGCTGGAGCACATCGTGGCGCTGACACAGATGTACCGCGAGCAGGGCCGCTATCTCGAGCGCATCTACAAATGGGCCAAGCGCATCGGCATCCCCGAGATCAAGCGCCAGATCATGGACGATGGCGAGAAGCGCAAGGCCTACTACGACCGCTTCGTCTTTTCCCAGAAATTCGCGCAGGTCGATCCGTGGTCGGAGCGCGTCTCCGGCAAGGACAAGCACGAGTTCCGGCCGATGGCTTCGGTCGGGTTTGCGCAGGCGGCAGAGTGA